One segment of Paenibacillus rhizovicinus DNA contains the following:
- a CDS encoding PNPOx family protein, with protein MTEPVTLLSDEFYGALNDKPFVLLHTIDTDSGSPTSSAISWIYAVNRTTLRFAIDGRSRLSVNMTSKAEISVTLFAPGTVQTIYGTARLVSEALEDVPFKLVCFDVDITVIRDAMFYGARLSAQPDYEKTYDQRAADKLDGQVFAAMRKA; from the coding sequence ATGACCGAACCCGTCACATTACTCTCTGACGAATTCTATGGCGCACTGAACGACAAACCGTTCGTTCTTCTGCACACCATCGATACGGACAGCGGATCACCGACGTCCAGCGCAATCTCGTGGATTTATGCGGTCAACCGTACCACGCTGCGATTTGCGATCGACGGCCGTTCGCGCTTGTCAGTGAACATGACTTCGAAAGCCGAAATAAGCGTTACCCTGTTTGCGCCAGGAACCGTTCAAACGATCTACGGCACAGCAAGGCTTGTTTCGGAAGCATTGGAAGATGTACCTTTTAAGCTCGTCTGCTTTGACGTTGACATCACGGTTATCCGCGATGCGATGTTTTACGGCGCGCGCTTGTCCGCTCAGCCGGACTATGAGAAAACGTACGATCAACGAGCTGCGGACAAACTGGATGGACAGGTGTTTGCGGCCATGAGAAAAGCCTAG